TGTTGTGCGTCCATGTTGCCAAAATATTTAAGTAtttctcaaaatataaaactattCCTATAAAGCTTTCAGAACTAGTATGTTAATGAATATGAAAAATTAACATGTCATAGGAAAAAGCAGTTTATCCGATAGGCGGCCACTTTTATGGAAACAGTTGAGTAGTGTAAAAgtgtccttctctttcttttatctCTTTCCAAACCTCataatcacaacaaaaacacagaacGATCCAACCTGCAGACAGCGCAGGGCATGTTAAGTTGTTTATTTTGACTGCtgtcaaagaaaaaaagtcagagaggaaaggagagactACTGAAAATccaaaatatagaaaaatacaTGTATTACAGTATAATAAAAAGACAAGCGGGGAGTAACTTTGTTGTGGTGGAACAAGAGGCAAGTCTTTAACAGTGAAGAAAGGGTCATGTTGGTTTTGTAGATAAGTGATCCGTGTCCCGCTGCCAACCCTAAACAAATTCCATTTCAGGCAGCTCACCTCCATGGCGCTTCTTTATCTCCTCTTCTATCTCAACTCAAGACACTTGACATTTGGGAAAGGGTTAGGGTAAAATTCAAGCTGGAATTCTTTCAGCTTCACATTTTactgaaaagaaaacacaccagTTGTAGCTCTGTGCATACAAATGCTGCTTCCAGAGGTCTTCTTGGACTGTGTTTCTTATCTCCGTAACAGATCCCAGTCTCCTATACAGTAATTTGTTATAAATGAGTTGTTATAGATAAGATTGCGCATTAAGAAACAGACTAACAATCTTAAATCATTAATCGCCGTggtacatatactgtatatacattggTTATCTTGTCTCTTCAATTTTCCATCATTACATGACTCAAACGAGCAGtattaatacaataaaatactaGTATGTCTTTTGGTGATGGATATAGTGTTGGCCATTTTGACATGTTGTTATAAACTACAGTAATTGAGGTCTGCAATCCACAGAATctacatcacacgtacacaggGCAGCCTCATTTTTCACCAGAGTGCTCATGGAAATTTTCATGTGCTGAAAGAAAAATCAAGGTTTGTTTACATTTGTCCAAGCTCATTGGGCAAATAAGAACTGACGTGGCAACTGAGTGAATTATCTGGGAAAAAATAATAAGCATAAGGTAAAGCTTTCAGAGAAGAATAGTGGCTAAACTTAGACGGCTCTTTTAAGGAGTAGCAGTCGTCTGGgcaggagagacagaaagagagatttCCCTGTGTGACCTTCTTGGGTGTCTGGCAGCATTCAATTGTATCTTCAGGCAAGATTTTCCAATGATGGTTTTAAAGGAAGAAATACTGACTCATTGGATTTAGTTTCGACGGGACCAACCGTTGCATCATGCCTCATTTGGGCAACGTCATTtcgaaataaaatatataagtcTGGTAAATGGCACATTTGTAATAGCTGTAATTATTTAACAAGAACAATGTGGTGGCTTGAACTGCCACTGTGAATGAAATGTGTGCTccttaatattttgtattttgtttctgttAATACTCATATTGGccaattatttcattattttttgtcTTGCAGGTTTCTGACAACCAGCGAGTGGATCCATTGGGATCATGGATGGACTTTGTCAAAAGACCGGTTGGCAACTTCCCTGGAAAGTGTCGCAAACGCAAACGACCCCTGGTAAACCCAATAGTTGGACTGTGTTTTGCAGGTTTTGCAAACAAATACTTGATTGATAATGAATGTACTGAATTCATATACATTACTGGTATTTTGTTTTAACTTCAGTAATGGGTAAATAAGAGACAATTCCATTATTTTCAGATCAAGTTTGAGGCATGACAATGTTTTGTTCATCTGTCCTCCACTAGCCGGGCCCACCTGGTCCCCCAGGTCCTCCTGGCCCCCAGGGACCTCCTGGGTCTCCTGGAGCTGAAGTGACCCAAGAAGTTCTTCTCCAGGACTTCAAAGACATGATTAAAGGTAGGAACATGTTGCTTGTCCAGCccagaaacatttcacttcaccTTTCCTTAGTTTTCAGAGAGGACCTATATATATTAACAGTAAACATTTGGATTTGCACAGTTTTATGTCCATAATAATGTTTTGTCGTCACATTATCATGAACGAATAGTTTGACAATCAATGTTGACTCCTTCTGTCAGAGGCTACAGAGAGGAGAACAGCAGCTTTGGAGAGACAAACCAGCCCCAGCCAGCTACCTACAGCTCTCCTCACCCTGGAGGGGACCTCCTACCGGCGAATAGAGGAGGCTTTCCACTGCAAGCTCAAGGGACCTGTGGTGGTCGACAAGAAGACTCTGGTGGAGCTCCAGAACTTTCAGACAGTATGTTTGTTTTAAACCAAGTTAATGTTTATGAACTGGTTCAGCCTCGCTCCGTGTGCATGGCTGAACAAGAACATGTTGGGCTAATCCTCCGCTGCATGGTCAAAGGCTTTGTTTCTGACCCATTTGCTTCTCTGTCTTAACTGTGTTTGAAAGAGCTAGTGTTTGGTAATCATTGCCTAGTTTGCATGTGGGGGAATTATGAGAGGATCATCCCCCCACTGGTAACTGGCACTGGCAAGGCATGCACTGCCACTCTGAAACTCCGACTGGCTCTTTGGTCAAATATCTACTTTTTCAATTCTACACATCACTCTTTGGGCGGCGTACAAAAGGCACTCTGTCTCCTACTTGGAATAAAGTGTGGAGAGGACAAAAATAGACACTGTTTGAAACGGCATGCTGTCGTGGAAGAACTATGCCCTGTTGGGATGGGCTGACAaggctggaggagggaggattaAGCTTTGCCGAACTATTTAACATGCTAACACAGCACTATGTTTGAATAGGTGTCTTAACTATAGCTTTGGAAAGGATATTTCACATGCTTTTGAGGAGTCAGAAGTTAAGCGAAGGATATTGACGGAGGACACAAGGGGGCACAGGATTAAAATGTTGTGGTTCTATAAGCTTGGTGACATCGGGACAACTTGCAGGTCTAATGTCTCTCTGTTCCCTCTCGGTAATAATCAAAGAAACAAATTCCCCAAAGTCAAACTCAACAATATAAAAAGATCTCTGATTCAGTTGAAATTAATTTACTTCTTTTTTGAAAATGCTGGTGGAACGAGTCCTTTAGGATTGTCCTTGCTGAAGTactcttgagcaagacactgccTACTGTTCTGTAGGTGAACTCTCTGTGAACATATTAATCAActttttctgtgctttcagccACCAGCCAAAGGAGCTTTCCTCAGAGGGTCAGGAATGGACCAGTCCACTGGAAGATTCACAGCTCCCATCACTGGGATCTACCAGTTCTCTGCTAATGTCCACATTGGTAAACCAGTCACTACCTTGAATCtaatattacagtatatatggaAATGAAGTCTCTCAAACAGTCCCATGATTGTTGTCTGTATAAATCAAGTATGTAGCTAGCTAGCAAATTAAGCTAACGTTGGTTCAATATGCAGTCTATGGCTGATTCTTTAATATTTCCAGCTGACtcgttttaaaagaaaaatcattaAAATGGTCTTCAACGTCCACTTGAGGGCTACATACATGATATTGTGCCAAATGACTGAACCTAAAATTGCATGTCAATATCTTCACGTATTAATCATTAATTTACAAGATATGGAGATTTAGAAAcagctttgtttgttttattacagTATAGAGCTAGTAAGTCATAGTATTGTAAGTGTGATATGAAAACGGCTTCCATGTTCATGTTTTCACTTTCAAGAGAAAAGGTCTTTAGTATGAGGACTAACCAATGTGTCTGGCAAATGTAACACTAACTCTGGTAATGTTGACTGGCGTGTAAACTTCCCCAAATCCAATAAAGAGCAGAACAGGACCACTAATATTAGCCTGAGCCTCAATTTAATGCAGAAGTGGCCGGTAAGGTTAACGCACAGTTTAATCCATTCCTTACACTTTTGCGCTTGAGTTTTTGCTTTTCTAGAGGCTAATAAAACACAC
The genomic region above belongs to Pseudoliparis swirei isolate HS2019 ecotype Mariana Trench chromosome 9, NWPU_hadal_v1, whole genome shotgun sequence and contains:
- the c1qtnf12 gene encoding adipolin, with amino-acid sequence MRCGAGPLAVVAAVFWTQCVLLDGVDAKKERKKPKEGTPQHTETYNATFSNSEEVGGSVTVSDNQRVDPLGSWMDFVKRPVGNFPGKCRKRKRPLPGPPGPPGPPGPQGPPGSPGAEVTQEVLLQDFKDMIKEATERRTAALERQTSPSQLPTALLTLEGTSYRRIEEAFHCKLKGPVVVDKKTLVELQNFQTPPAKGAFLRGSGMDQSTGRFTAPITGIYQFSANVHIDHNEVKRSKSQLKARDNVRVLICIESLCHRYTSLEMIVGLESNSKIFTVSVQGLLELQAGQYTSIFVDNAAGASITIQNGSDFMGMLLGV